One Danio aesculapii chromosome 22, fDanAes4.1, whole genome shotgun sequence genomic window carries:
- the yjefn3 gene encoding yjeF N-terminal domain-containing 3 isoform X2, with translation MNHSSNEKEPETIEPLRYLSKTEVATVETELLRDYRFGQQQLIEIWGHACAIAITKAFPLSSFSKKQPTLLVVCGPEQNGSIGLVCARHLRMFEYEPTIFYPKRSPLGLHQDFTVQCEKMDIPFLSYLPTEVQLLNDAYNLVIDAILGPETDHKDVKEPYAGMLVTLKQVKIPIVSVDVPSGWDVDEPAKDGINPEVLISLTAPKKCATGFSGKHFLAGRFLPYDIQKKYELNLPEFPGTECIIEL, from the exons taaAACTGAAGTGGCGACTGTTGAGACGGAGCTCCTGAGGGACTATCGCTTCGGCCAGCAGCAGCTGATTGAAATATGGGGCCATGCCTGCGCTATTGCCATCACCAAG GCTTTCCCTTTAAGCTCTTTCAGTAAAAAGCAGCCCACCCTGCTGGTTGTTTGTGGTCCCGAGCAGAACGGCTCCATCGGTTTGGTGTGTGCGCGCCATCTGCGCATGTTT GAATACGAGCCCACCATTTTCTATCCCAAGCGTTCTCCTCTGGGTTTGCACCAGGACTTCACTGTTCAATGTGAGAAAATGGACATCCCTTTCCTATCCTATCTTCCCACAGAG GTCCAGCTGTTAAACGATGCCTACAATCTGGTGATCGACGCCATCCTGGGACCCGAAACTGACCACAAGGACGTGAAGGAGCCTTATGCTGGGATGCTGGTGACTCTCAAGCAGGTCAAAATACCCATCGTTAGTGTGGACGTGCCCTCAG GTTGGGATGTCGATGAACCCGCCAAAGATGGGATAAATCCAGAAGTTCTCATTTCTCTGACAGCTCCCAAAAAGTGTGCAACGGGCTTCTCGGGAAAGCATTTTCTGGCGGGGCGATTCCTGCCCTATGACATTCAGAAAAAATATGAACTCAATCTGCCAGAATTTCCCGGCACAGAATGTATTATAGAACTGTAG